In Glycine max cultivar Williams 82 chromosome 10, Glycine_max_v4.0, whole genome shotgun sequence, the DNA window TTCCCCATACTTCGGGGTCATGGTGCATTGCTACCACATCGATCCACAAGTTGGTCCCATTAGGCACTGTTATATCATCAACTTTAATGTCTTCTCTTGCTTGCCTTTGAACATTTGGTGCTGGTGGGTATAGTCTTAGAACTTCATTCATTACGCACTTCATCTGTAACGAGACATTTTACACATGTCAGATTTTAATGTAGCTAGAGAGAGGCACAGGatcaaaaatagaataaataaaccatttaaatatgtttttttatctctaaagTGCTATTAAAATcacattatttcttatttaaagtgttatctaaatatatttaggaaaaaaattaatttatcaggaccaacaatgatttttttaatagagatCAAAACAAAATTCGAGCTTGtgaacaaaaacatttaaatttatataagttGAACATAACATAAATACATCATCAGCGTACCTTCTTTAAACCAGAGAGCGAGGTGATATCAAGCTTTTCATATCCACCCACCACTTGTCTTATCTCATCTCTCAACTGATTTTGCCAATCTTCATGCATGGCTAGAAGCAACAAGGTCCATGTGATAGCAAGTGCTGTGGTTTCATGGCCTCCGAAGAAGAATGTCTTGCATTCATCAACCACTTCTCGTGATGATAGTGTCTTTCCTGACCGGCCATCAACCTGATGGTTTCCCTGAAGCAACAAACCTAACAAATCTTGTTGAGAATTCTTTGTGGGTGAATTCTTCCGGGATTCTATGATGGATAACAAGAGCTCATCGATTTCTTTCCCGAGTTTCTTGGCCTCCAAGGTTTTCTTCACATTGAAATACTTGCCAAAGGGAACACCTACATAACGATTAGTCTTGAAGAGAGTCATTTGCAAGGCTCTTAATTTAGCAATGGCATCTCTTGCATTGCCGTCTTTCATGCCAAAACTTGTTCTTGCTATGATCTCTCCAGCTGTTGCTGTGATCTCCCTCTCCACATCGAATTCGGGGTTGCCGGTGTTTATTTGGTTAGCCCATCTATCTATCATTTGATTCGTGGATTCAACCATCATATTTGCCATGGCCTAGAAAATGCAAAACTAATTATAATGTATGAAAAATTTTGATCCATTTCATGGTTGTTGAGATTTATGAGGTACAAATGAAACTTAAGAGAGAAAAGGGAGTGAGGGATATTATACCTTCAAGTTAATTGGATTGAACGCTGGGGCAACAATGTGCCTGTGACGAACCCAATCGTTACCCTCAACCATAACCAAACCACTCCCAAACAtggggtctctgtcagttctaaaCACACTTGGTTTTCCCCATTTCTTAGCCATTACCACTGTGGACATTTTCTTCAAGAACTCTGGCTCAGCAACGTACAGAAATGGCTCCGTCCCCAACCAGTACACGAAAACCTTACCTACATAaacataaagtaaaaaatgCATCTTTAACATAAGACCAAATGAGTTATTAATGGATATATATAGTGTATGACATAAGACTAGGAGACTTAATTACCATGTGATTTCTGCCAGCTTGAAAAGTAGGGGAAAACGCTCGAGTGTATATCGTGCGAGAAATTTGAGGATACAATTGAAGATTGAATGTTATTCTTTCGTTTCATTTCTTCAATGTTTCCAAGTGGAAAACTTGGGGTTGGACCTCCCAACCCACATTTCTTAAGCTTCTTAAGTGTTTGATTAGGGAAAACAACCCAATAAAATGTTAATATCAAGAGCAACAAGAGGCAAAGTGCTGCTGAGAAGGCAACAAGAACCCCACATAGCCCTAGAAAAAACTCCATCTATGATCTGATCTCTTTCAGTCAGTGTATCTATGATCTATCTGATGCTTCTTGGTTATGGTTGTGTTGTGTAGAGCATATATCTATGTCGGGTATTTATATAAGAAGGTGCTGAATAAAAGAATGCGTGGCTTTTGACTATGAAAAcaacataatattatttttttcccctgATAATCCCCGGTTGACCTTTTTGACTCTCACGCTATGTTTGAATATTGTCTCTTTTTTGGTCCAACTTCTCTTTCTGCTTCAATATGTTATGTGGTCGGTTTTTGTTTCGCTTATTTTATCCACACATGCAGCTTAACTTGGTTCATAATTGAAAATTTGCGGCCGAGGAtgaaacaggaaaaaaaaaacattgaaaaaatcTTTGTCGCAAGGTATTGTCCGCCATATTTGTAGTCAACGCGATATTTATGcaagagaaacaaaacaaaatccacGTCTCCACCGTCACCGTGTTTGTTTGCcttaaaaaagaatgaaaccTACTAAGTCCTTTGTGAATCCGCGGCGTACTTAATTAGCTAATTTAGTATTAATTATATACCCACGAGTTTTTTTGTCACTACTACAAGAGATACCTGAGGAAAAAATAATGGtaacttttaattaagatattttttattttaaaaataagcaaaCTATACCGTTTGTgattatataaaagaattatattattattgtatatgttatttatttattaattatatctattactgtaatttttaaatcttaaaagatTCTAGAAATGAATAACTTGATTAATATGCGATTATATATACTCCCATCCAAGCTGGCTAGGGGGTAAATTCCAATCCTTTTGGGTTCTAAACTCAAATTTATTCACTTGATTTTAGAAATGAATaacttgattttctttttcccaataagatgttttaaaaattaatgttaaaattcaTGTAATGATTTACAGTATAAATTATATGGTTTTTGGTAGAGTGTATATTATAAggacttttttgttttaaccaGTATATTATAAGCACTTACGATagtcataatattttaaatcctTAACAATAgcatatatttagttttttatgatATCATGATGAGATAATAGGAGATAATTGAATCTATGTGAAATTATgtgtaattattatattatctcGTATTATTAGTCTGTGATCatataaattaagttatttttagtcTAGACGTAAtcttataagttttatttggagaATTAATCTATATAGTAAAATCTTAAGAAATTTTGTTGTAACTCTCTTGTATATATTTATGTCTTAATAAAGTATTAAATACagaacaaaattattttgtcaTAGGATCCTTTATGGTATCGGAACCAACAAGttctatttgaaatttaatgacAATGAGTCATTATGAAGAGGAGACTCCTAAGAATGAGTCTCATAAGCAAGAAGAACATAAGATGGTGAAAAAGACTTTATCATCGTATGAATTGAATTCCAACAACGACCTGAGAACTAGACGAGGAAAAGGAGGAATAGTGTGTACAAATGTTGTGCACAATGGTGAAACAAGTACAGACACCAGGATCTCAAAAGGAGACATTTCAGATTTGACTGGGCATACTACATAGCAGTGGCAGATGCTGGTAGAATTACTAAATGCTCAGAAAACAAACTCTAATGACAAGATGACAAGTGACTGTTCACAGCAAAACTTGTTTGATAATATTCTGCGATGCTAATAAGCAAGTGTACTGAgtcgcacaagtaatataaagcagtaagaaccaagtatcgaatcatagggaacttgtttcattcagaaAATATATGTTCAATGAGCAAACATTTGTATAAAGCAAATAAATGTTGAATAGGGTTTTTTGTCTAAAAGTCTAATTAACTATAGatgaaaatatctaaaagtTGAGAAGTAAAACAGTCAAGTAACAAGCGTTGGGTCATTCTATTGAACTTACTTTGATGTTGCtaaatgtttttctctatttaacgttgttttagtgttcttatgctgaaaAAAACTATCCAAACCAAGATTCCTCAAGTAAATGGGCCTAACTCTATTTAAATCTCGTctttgatccctcaacaaacttagtctaaaagagttgcattatGATTACAGCATAATAAGGACTAGATTGTTGCACTCCATCCCCAGACATAcagttttctagcttgctctatcaagttctaaggttttaaagcacTTCTTAGTACTAAAAATTCTAACTatgcatacaaatgggtgatcaagccacaagcatacaGTAAttagcatagatagaagcaatgaacacataaaaaacaaatttaaatagatagtaagagaatattacatcaaaggTTCAGCATAACTCCCCAACAagagatttagccttccattacaagttaGCAACTTTCAGCACAAAGGATAGATTTTGAAGAAAGACTAAGGCTACAAATGGTTGAGAATGTTTCCTCCAACCTCTAGAACCCTAAAATCACTCCTCTAACCTAAAACTCTCTTAGAGGCTGAGGCTCTGTCGCTCTAGCTTCTTCTCTTGCTCTATTTTTTGACCTCTCTCCTATTTTTCCCTAACTTCAATGTTTTAAAGGCTAAGTGCAAGTTAGTGATACtctttcactatctatttaatggaaggctaagcctcTTGGTTGGGAAGTTTAGCTGAATCCTTGATGTAATACtctttcactatctatttaatgtttttctatgttcattgcttctatctatgcttatttttgcATGCTTAtgacttgatcacccatttgtgtgtatagttaggattttcagcattgggaaatgctttaaagccttagaacttggtagagcaagctagaaatatgtatgtctaggaatggagtgcagtgatctagttcatattatgttgtagacttaatgcaactcttttaggcTGAGTTTGTTGAAGGATCAAGGATGAGGTTTAAAGAGAGTTAGTCTCATTCActagagggatcttggttttgagtaatttctcagcataagaacactaggataacattaaatagagaaaagtaCATAATAACATCAAGGAAAATTCAGTAGAACAACCCAACGCTTTTACTTGACTGTTTTCACCCCTAAGTTTCtagatatttagtttttattcacAGAGACTGTAGTACCGAATTCAACTTGATATTTAATTTGCTTTTAGTTTATACAAATATTTGCATACTGGATGTACAGTTTCTGAGTGAAACAAATTTCCTGTGGACTCGACACTCGATCTTAGCGTTTTAATTTACTACTTGTGCgaatcggtacacttgccgaCACACGAACATAGTGCATTTGAATTAGTTCATTGTGATTTATGGGGACCATATAGAACTGCTTCTACTTgtggtgttttttattttccgaCAATAGTTGATGTTTATTCATGTGCTGTATGGGTATACCTATTAGCTGATAAACAAGAAATATCGACAATGCTTCACAATTTTTTTGCTCTGCTTGAGAGACAGTTTCATAAACAAGTCAAAATATTTAGAAGTGACAATGGGACAAAATTCACATGCatgaaaagatattttcttgatCACCCAATAATTTTTCAGACATCTTGCACACAAAATGGGAGAGTGGAACGAAAATATAGACATATTTTGGATGTGGCTCGAGCACTACGATTTCAAGGTAATCTTATTATTAAGTTCTAGGAGAAATGCATTTTAACTGTAGCATATTTGATCAATTGAAATCTTTCCACTGTTTTGAATGGGAAAACTTCATATGAGATGTTATATGGATAACAACCTGCATATGAACATTTGAGAATATTTGACTCCTTATGTTACACCCATAATCAAAGAAGGAATGGTGATAAATTTGCAAGTAGAGTAAGAAGTGTGTGTTTATTGGCTACCCATATGGCAAGAAAAGGTGGAAGTTGTTTGACTTAGAAACATAAGAGATTTTTGTCTCTCAAGATGTTGAATTCGTTGAGaccaaatatcttttttttattgatgttacTACCAAAGAAGATGTTCCTCCTAAAAAATGGAGCTGTGAAGAAATTGTTGGTGATGTGACTAATGGTGTAGAAGAAACGAATCACACAGAAGGTACTGAAGAAAGTGATGATATGACAATGGATGATAGAGGGGGTGAGCCAAATGCATGGTTCAATGAACAAGGTGTTACTCTCCAAAATATGGACACACAAGATACAGTGCTTCCATCTATATCATCAGCTGAGCCATTATTGGGTAGAGGACATAGAACCAAACAACCTTCTACTCAATTGCAAGATTATGTGACAAATACCACCAAAAGATTGAGCCCATCCAACTTTTCACCCTCTCCAAAGGCAGACTCGGGTGTACCCTATCCCATAACTGATTATGTGAATTATGAGAATTTTTATCTTCCACATCATGCTTTTCTTGCATTCATTTCACAGGAAAATGAGCTTGTCACTTATATTGACGTGGTGAAAGACAGTCGGTGGAGAGATGCAATGAAAAGTGAGATTCATGCCCTTGAGACCAATGGAACTTGGACAATCACACAATTGCCTCTAAGAAAGAAAACACTTGGCTGAAAGTGGGTGTACAAAATAAAGCATAAAGCTGATGAAAGTATAGAATGGTTCAAAGTATGGTTAGTAATTCTTGGAAATCATCAAAAAGAGGGGATCAATTACACAGAGACTTTTGCACTCGTTGTAAAAATGGTAACGGTACGCACAATGTTAGTCGTAGCAGCCACATGAGCTTGAGAAttacatcagatggatgtgcACAATGCATTTTTACACGGGACCTTGAGGAGGTTGTGTACATGAAGCCACCTTGTGGCTTTCTTCCTCAGCAATATGGCATGATGTGTAAACTCAACAAGTCCTTATATGGACTCAAACAGGTGTCTCGTTGTTGGTTTGCCAAGCTGTTCGATGCACTAAAACACTACAAATTTTGGCAATCTCTGTTTGATTATTCTCTTTTCGTCTTGCAAAGACTAGGGGTACATATtgtagtgttagtgtttgttgATGACCTAATCATTTCGGGAGATAATAATGAAGCTATCACCGAATTTAAATCCTATTTACACAATTGCTTTCACATGAAAGACTTGGGGATCTTCAAATATTTCTTGGGTGTTGAAGTGGTGCGATCTTTTGCGAGTATCTTTCTTTGTCAACGCAAATATGCTTTGGACATTATAGCCAAAGCTGAACTTCTGGGAGCTAAGCCATCAAATGTGTCAATTGAACATAATCATCGTCTGGCACTTGCAACAGACTTGCTTTTTCCTCATCTTGATCAGTATAAGTGGTTAGTAGGTTGTCTCTTTTGTCTCTGTTTTACCATACCCTAGCTTTTATATTGTGTGCATGTGTTGTCTCAATTTATGCAGGCACCTAAAGAGGCCTATTGGGAGGCTGTTCTCCGTGTTGTTTGATACCTGAAAGGGAATTCAGGACAGAGTGTTTTGTTGCGTAAGGATTATGACCTTCAACTATCTGGTTGGTGTGACTCTGATTGGGCTGGATGTCCTTTCACTTGTAGGTCCCTTACCGGATGATTTGTTCTACTTGGATCTTTTCCAATTTCATGGAAAACTAAGAAACAACAAACAATATCTCGCTCCTCTGCTGAGACTGAGTATCGATCCATGGCAACAGTAACAGGAGAATTGAAATGATTAAAAGGTCTTCTCCATAGTCTTGGTATctttcattcttagcctatgCGACTTCATTGTGATAGTCAAGCAGCGCTTCATATTGTCAAGAACCCGATTTTTCATGAGCGCACCAAGCACATCGAAGTGGATTGCCACTTCATTCGTGACGAGTATCTCACTGGCAATATTGCACCTACTTATGTTCCTACACATGCacaattaattgatatttttaccAAGGCTCTTGGTCCCACTCAGTTCACCTCTCTGCTATACAAGTTGAGAATATGTAATTTATATGCTCCAACTTGAGGGGGGTAATGATATCATGATAATAATGGGAGATAATAGAATCTGTGTGAAATTATgtgtaattattatattatcccGTATTATTAGTCCGTAATTATGtaaatgaatttgtttttagtCTAAACATAATTTTATGAGTTTTATTTGAAGAATCAATCTGTATAACTCAATCTTAAAAGATTTTGTTATAACtctcttatatatattatgCCTTAGTAAAGCATGAAATACATAAGAGAATTATTCAGTCATAGAATCTTTTAGTTTTCCTTGTAAATAATgcatgtttgtttatttttattttatttttgtgtaaaacaaatattttttaatttatcaataatttttacacAATTGATTTTAaggtaattgttttaaattaaaataaatattataagagtcttgtgaaattataatttcatcattaattcagaataattattttggagAACGGGGTATTTTTCAACTATCAAAGATCAAATACTATATacgtataaaataataaaggtgAGTGATTTGAATTAATAGTTAAAGTTTTACCAAAATATGATAATGAAGTTAAATAGTAAAGATAACTAAAGTTAAATATTAAAGTTTCACTAAAATAGCTTATGAAGCGAACCTGATGCTTCCCATAATCCACTGCATTTCTCCACTTCAAGCCGAAATTCATATCCTCCAATACTACGATTAAtgcaaattaattatcataggATTTGTCAAAATCAACTTTAAAACACAAACCACCACCTCTCCTTTCCTATAAGCTATCCACAACCTCATTGGTAAGAAAAAGGCAATCCACAGTTTATTTCCAAGGTATTGGCagcacaaaaaatttctgaaaacaaaagttttatttttgtccCCCACTTTAAACCACTTCACTGGAGATTCATTGTACCCGTTTACGTATTTTCAATCTATACTCCCTCTAAAATTTCTCCAGAATCTTGGAATTGGATATTTTCTCCTTTAAATTATCTGAACACCCTTCCTTCTCTAATCCTACCATAATTAGATTGAACTCATTCTCCAAAAGGCGAAATCTGTAACTTTATTTATGGTCCATACCCGTatgttcttcaatttttttcattggGATTCATAATACCTTGGTGGATGTTAAtcttagttataaaaaaagtgtaaaattgtagtagataatgaaaaaaaatatgatagtaAATTATCACATACatgtatctttttttcttctcataacTGTTACTGCTTactaattttattctttaaagcATATATATCCCTTTAATTTGGAGTTGAAATATATCTCTCTTAATTTGTCTGTGAAGGAAAATATTCCTTTTTTCTCTATCAAAGTTGTCAAATCAGGTTTATGTTCGTAAGCTTTTGTTAAAAGCATTTTATGATTTGGGCTAATGTAATACTTGAGGtttattagttatatataaataatatacctCGTGGCCTGGATGCTTATGTGGGTGTTTCTTCAAGTATACAACCATGCATAACTATGAGTAAAATGAGAAAGAGTATAAGATGCAAACTCTTCCGCATTACATATACATAgttacatgcatatatataaagaattaatatatatgagaATTTAAAGACGTTTGCAAACTGAAATAAACCGAACAATTTATTAcatgtttaattaaaatttgtaaacttAAGTTTAAATTAAACTTGAGTTTATAAAAGCAATAATACaagacttatttttataaaattgagttttcaagataaaattttatttgacaaaTATACTTTTACGGATAACCAAACATGTTATGAAactaaatttatctttaatcaGATTTTGAAGCacctcaaacaaaaattcaaacattATCTTAATTAAATTGACTGTGTGAATTGGCTAACCGTGTCATTCGGAAAGAATCACTTTTAGCATCAAACTGGCTTAAACTGATGAATCATTGAACGAAGCCGGATTTGTAAAATCGGATGGTTCCAGTCATGGACCCACAACAACCcatcaaattaaaagaaaaataccatATGTTAAAGAGCATTGTATCTACTACTATTGGcatatctaaaaataattttgttagtaGACGccggagaaagaaggagaatgGAGGGGGAACTGCAAAAGGATACACGGAAAGAGATGggtgaaataatttaaaacatgttaGGCAAGTTTCTTCGGAAACGTGAGGATGATTAAATTCAACAATGGCCAATGGcaaatttttcaaaagtatttataggagaaaaaaataagaagaaataaaataaatttcttcaaaagctaaaattaacttataaatgtgtttaaaataatataatttaggtTATGAAAAAGCTTAGATTTTGAGAAATTTATCCACGAAAACCTCTAAGATTTCAAATATCGAAAATATTAAagggataaaaattaattaaaatagtagtagatattaattattttttgttacgtAAATTAATGTCAATGTTTTGTGGCCAGTCACCTATTTAATTTCCCCCGAGCCGGCGTGGCTAGAAACGTTTTCAACAGGAATTATAATCAGTTCCCAGTACAAAACATTATAAACGTGCATAATCTGATTCTTCACATGTTATTTTTAACagataacataattttaattactttacaactcaaattttttatttatttttctcttttttgttacCAGATCACCTActatcctttttctttctttatattttttatgtaatctttctttatatgttaagattgaaaaattataatatatataatacatttaattcaaagaaaaaaaataatatacttagttttaatttttaaaaaatcaacatagTAGAAAAgtctctatcattttttttacaaggccAGAAAAGTATCTATCTATATCCATGAAAATGGATTCTATTGTTGTATGAGATACCAGTCATtcaagaaattttattaatataaatatttctatagTAAAGTGGAGGTTAAAAAAAACGATAAATCAAGGCACTTAaccatgtctatttttttttttcttagaaagtATTCTTGTGCTCCCTGATGATATTATCACTTtgacttcttttttctttctttttttatccctCTTCTAAGATA includes these proteins:
- the LOC100803409 gene encoding cytokinin hydroxylase codes for the protein MEFFLGLCGVLVAFSAALCLLLLLILTFYWVVFPNQTLKKLKKCGLGGPTPSFPLGNIEEMKRKNNIQSSIVSSNFSHDIHSSVFPYFSSWQKSHGKVFVYWLGTEPFLYVAEPEFLKKMSTVVMAKKWGKPSVFRTDRDPMFGSGLVMVEGNDWVRHRHIVAPAFNPINLKAMANMMVESTNQMIDRWANQINTGNPEFDVEREITATAGEIIARTSFGMKDGNARDAIAKLRALQMTLFKTNRYVGVPFGKYFNVKKTLEAKKLGKEIDELLLSIIESRKNSPTKNSQQDLLGLLLQGNHQVDGRSGKTLSSREVVDECKTFFFGGHETTALAITWTLLLLAMHEDWQNQLRDEIRQVVGGYEKLDITSLSGLKKMKCVMNEVLRLYPPAPNVQRQAREDIKVDDITVPNGTNLWIDVVAMHHDPEVWGNDANEFRPERFMDDVNGGCNHKMGYLPFGFGGRMCVGRNLTFMEYKIVLTLLLSRFTFKLSPGYNHSPSIMLSLRPSHGLPLIVQPL